GCGGCTGTCTGGTCTGTTCCAACCACGCCAGTTTTTTAGACCCTCCCCTGGTAGGATCGCCGTGGCCGCGCCCATTGCACTACTTTGCCCGCGAGAGCCTGTTTCGTTTTCCCTTTCTGCGTTGGTGGATGGAGAAATGCAATGCCATGAGCGTCCGGCGGGATGAGGTGGATCTGACGGCCCTGCGCAAGGCCATCCGTCTGGTGGAATCCGGGGAGGCCTTGGTGGTGTTTCCGGAAGGCACCCGGACCTTAGACGGCAATCTGCAAAGCGCCAAGAATGGAGCGGGGCTGATGGCCTACAAAACAAAGGCCCGCATTGTGCCCACCTATATTGACGGCTCCTTTCGTGCATGGCCCAAAGGCCGGAAATGGCCCAGACTCACCAAGATCCGCGTCTATTACGGAGAGCCCTTTGTCCCCACAGAACTTTACGGGAAGCCCGGCTCTGCAGAGACGTACCAGGAAATCACAAATTTGATCATGACTAAGATCGG
This genomic stretch from Candidatus Omnitrophota bacterium harbors:
- a CDS encoding 1-acyl-sn-glycerol-3-phosphate acyltransferase, coding for MSESMDCYSISRSLFRVLFKILFRWEIHGSEHLQTKGGCLVCSNHASFLDPPLVGSPWPRPLHYFARESLFRFPFLRWWMEKCNAMSVRRDEVDLTALRKAIRLVESGEALVVFPEGTRTLDGNLQSAKNGAGLMAYKTKARIVPTYIDGSFRAWPKGRKWPRLTKIRVYYGEPFVPTELYGKPGSAETYQEITNLIMTKIGELKP